In the [Clostridium] colinum genome, one interval contains:
- a CDS encoding D-alanine--D-alanine ligase family protein — protein MSKKVVAVLFGGQSSEHEISKISASTIIYNLSKEKYSILPIYISKDGQWKIYDGPIENICNTDWEIYANNAIISPDTSHKGIIRITGDRIKFMPVDVVIPVLHGKWGEDGTIQGLLELAQIPYVGCGVLSSSVSMDKLYTKIIVDSINIEQAKYKAVYKYEMDNLDNICKEIKQYLGYPCFVKPANAGSSKGVSKANNKKELIEAINNALLYDIKVIVEENIDGKEVECAVLGNYNVEATNVGEVLSAADFYDFDAKYNNKDSKTVIPANISTNISEEIQEKAVKIFKALDGRGLSRVDFFIQNETNKVIFNEINTFPGFTPISMYHMLWNNKGINLPKLLDMLIDLAFEDFNNKKME, from the coding sequence ATGTCTAAAAAAGTTGTTGCAGTATTATTTGGAGGGCAATCTTCAGAACATGAAATATCAAAAATTTCTGCATCTACAATAATATATAATTTATCTAAAGAAAAATACTCTATTTTGCCTATATATATATCTAAAGATGGACAATGGAAAATTTATGATGGACCTATAGAAAATATTTGTAATACAGATTGGGAAATATATGCTAATAATGCTATTATAAGTCCAGATACATCACATAAAGGCATAATAAGAATTACAGGAGATAGAATAAAATTTATGCCAGTAGATGTTGTAATACCAGTTCTTCATGGAAAATGGGGAGAAGATGGAACTATACAAGGTTTGTTAGAATTAGCTCAAATACCTTATGTAGGTTGTGGAGTTTTATCTTCTTCTGTATCTATGGATAAATTATATACTAAAATTATTGTTGATAGCATAAATATAGAACAAGCTAAATATAAAGCAGTTTATAAATATGAGATGGATAATTTAGATAATATTTGTAAAGAAATAAAGCAATATTTAGGATATCCTTGTTTTGTAAAGCCAGCTAATGCAGGTTCATCAAAAGGTGTATCAAAAGCTAATAATAAAAAAGAATTAATAGAAGCTATTAATAATGCTTTATTATATGATATTAAGGTTATTGTAGAAGAAAATATAGATGGTAAAGAAGTCGAATGTGCTGTTTTAGGTAACTATAATGTTGAAGCTACTAATGTAGGCGAAGTTTTATCAGCAGCTGATTTTTATGATTTTGATGCAAAATATAATAATAAAGACTCTAAAACAGTTATACCAGCTAATATATCTACTAATATATCTGAAGAGATACAAGAAAAAGCTGTTAAAATATTTAAAGCTTTAGATGGCAGAGGATTATCTAGAGTTGACTTTTTTATCCAAAACGAAACTAACAAAGTTATATTTAATGAAATAAATACATTTCCAGGATTTACACCTATAAGTATGTATCATATGTTATGGAACAATAAAGGGATAAACTTGCCTAAACTTTTAGATATGCTTATAGATTTAGCTTTTGAAGACTTTAATAATAAAAAGATGGAGTAA
- the murI gene encoding glutamate racemase codes for MNISERPIGIFDSGVGGLTVAKEVINLLPKEDIVYFGDTARVPYGSKSKELVYKFSCQIIKFLKEKCVKAIIIACNTVSSNCYEDLKKQFPNIPIIEVLEPGVNSAIKVTKNKKIGVIGTEATIRSGQYEKKLKDKLVGVEVFSKSCPLFVPLAEEGFLQDNISIDIAKMYLQQFKNNNIDSLILGCTHYPLLKSTIKKVVGDNVNIVDPAFETAIKMKNYLIDNNMNNTRGGKHKFYVSDKNDKFDFICSLILKENHIAEEVNIEKY; via the coding sequence ATGAATATTAGTGAAAGACCAATAGGTATATTTGATTCTGGAGTAGGTGGACTTACAGTTGCAAAAGAGGTTATAAATCTTTTACCCAAAGAAGATATAGTTTATTTTGGTGATACAGCAAGAGTTCCATATGGTTCAAAGTCTAAGGAATTAGTGTATAAGTTTTCTTGTCAGATAATAAAATTTTTAAAAGAAAAATGTGTTAAAGCTATTATTATTGCTTGCAATACTGTTAGCTCAAATTGTTATGAAGATTTAAAAAAACAGTTTCCCAATATACCAATAATAGAAGTTTTGGAACCAGGTGTAAACTCTGCTATAAAAGTTACTAAAAATAAAAAAATAGGTGTTATAGGAACAGAAGCTACCATAAGAAGTGGGCAATATGAAAAAAAATTAAAAGATAAGTTAGTTGGTGTTGAAGTGTTTTCTAAGTCTTGTCCTTTATTTGTTCCACTTGCAGAGGAAGGTTTTTTGCAAGATAATATTAGTATAGATATTGCTAAAATGTATTTACAACAGTTTAAAAATAATAATATAGATTCACTTATTTTGGGTTGTACTCATTATCCATTATTAAAAAGTACAATTAAAAAAGTTGTAGGAGATAATGTTAATATTGTAGATCCAGCATTTGAAACAGCTATAAAAATGAAAAATTATTTAATAGATAATAATATGAATAATACAAGAGGTGGAAAACATAAATTTTATGTAAGTGATAAAAATGATAAATTTGATTTTATTTGTTCATTGATATTAAAAGAAAATCATATTGCTGAAGAAGTAAACATAGAAAAATACTAA
- the trxA gene encoding thioredoxin has protein sequence MANILNSKLDFENDILKTNLPAMVDFFATWCGPCKMLSPVIDEIAEELQGKAVVAKVDSDQLGELCVEYSIKLLPTLVFFKDGKEVDRIVGMAEKEDIIAKLNSLA, from the coding sequence ATGGCTAATATATTAAATAGTAAATTAGACTTTGAAAATGATATATTAAAAACAAATCTTCCAGCTATGGTAGACTTTTTTGCAACTTGGTGTGGACCTTGTAAAATGTTAAGTCCGGTTATAGATGAAATAGCTGAAGAGTTACAAGGAAAAGCTGTTGTAGCTAAAGTAGATAGCGACCAATTAGGTGAGCTTTGTGTAGAATATTCTATAAAATTATTACCAACTCTTGTATTTTTTAAAGATGGTAAAGAAGTTGATAGAATAGTTGGTATGGCAGAAAAAGAAGATATTATTGCTAAGTTAAATTCTTTAGCATAG
- a CDS encoding CotS family spore coat protein: MDEFTSTLVKKFNFKPKYIRRKKYMYICNTDKGIKVIRPANYTADKIIFVHNIKQHLINQGFNQLDYYYMSDENLPYVINEDIIYIMTDYIDLDECDLSNNEHTKKAIELLANFHKLSQGFNTDINFEFKSFDIKENFNKKLENLLKMKKQASKQKKLTDFELLFIKNFDYFYKSAVEAIEILDKYKYDNLNKLAEKNLMICHNKIKEENILIGDKSYLTQLENITTEHFVYDLASFIIRYIKKHPEDYLSLENILITYSKINYIDGNILPILYALIKFPNRYIDTCQSFFDRRRNFTPISISSDLENILQLKDFQENYLSKIKY, encoded by the coding sequence ATGGACGAATTTACTTCTACTCTTGTTAAAAAATTTAATTTTAAGCCTAAGTATATTCGTAGAAAAAAATATATGTATATATGCAATACAGACAAGGGTATTAAAGTAATAAGACCAGCAAATTATACTGCAGATAAAATAATATTTGTACATAATATAAAACAACACCTTATAAATCAAGGGTTTAATCAATTAGATTATTATTATATGTCAGATGAAAATTTACCATATGTAATAAATGAAGATATTATATATATTATGACAGATTATATAGATTTAGACGAATGTGATTTATCCAATAATGAACATACTAAAAAAGCAATAGAATTATTGGCTAATTTTCATAAATTATCACAAGGATTTAATACAGATATAAATTTTGAGTTTAAATCTTTTGATATAAAAGAGAATTTCAACAAAAAATTAGAGAATTTATTAAAAATGAAAAAGCAAGCAAGTAAGCAAAAAAAGCTTACAGATTTTGAGCTATTATTTATAAAAAACTTTGATTATTTTTATAAAAGTGCAGTGGAGGCAATAGAAATATTAGACAAATATAAATATGATAACCTCAACAAATTGGCAGAGAAAAATTTGATGATATGTCATAATAAAATTAAAGAAGAAAATATTTTAATAGGTGATAAATCATATTTAACACAACTTGAAAATATAACTACGGAACATTTTGTATATGATTTGGCTAGTTTTATTATTAGGTATATAAAAAAGCACCCAGAGGATTATCTATCGTTAGAAAACATTTTAATTACATATTCGAAAATAAATTATATAGATGGTAATATTTTACCGATTTTATATGCTCTTATTAAATTTCCTAATAGATACATAGATACTTGTCAAAGCTTTTTTGATAGAAGAAGGAATTTTACACCTATATCTATATCTAGTGATTTAGAAAATATATTACAGTTAAAAGATTTTCAAGAAAATTATTTATCAAAGATAAAATATTAA
- the nagA gene encoding N-acetylglucosamine-6-phosphate deacetylase codes for MIIKNGLVFNENNTFEKKDIYIENGIIVNNIQEVIDKTEIDAKDCYVIPGLIDTHIHGATGHDFCDKDVKGLLQIAKYLKSNGITAFCPTSMTLKKEVLKEIFNTATTYLPKDCANIVGIHMEGPFLSSEKKGAQDAKFIVNPQANMFKELNKACNNMIKIVTMAPECEGGLDFIKEMSDNVNISIGHTIANYETAQQAFNLGATRVTHLFNAMPAFTHRDPGVVGAALDNDNVFVEVICDGIHIHSSMIRAIFKMFTDERVVLISDGMMATGMENGTYELGGQKVIMQDRKAVLSDGTIAGSATNLFDCMRKAVSFGIPLESAIKACTVTPAKSINIFDKMGSISVGKVANIVIMDKNLNIKQVI; via the coding sequence ATGATTATAAAAAATGGTTTAGTTTTTAATGAAAATAATACTTTTGAAAAAAAAGATATTTATATAGAAAATGGTATAATCGTTAATAATATACAAGAAGTTATAGATAAAACTGAAATAGATGCTAAAGATTGCTATGTTATCCCTGGACTTATAGATACACATATACACGGTGCAACTGGCCACGATTTTTGTGATAAAGATGTTAAAGGTCTTTTACAAATAGCTAAATATTTAAAAAGTAATGGGATAACTGCATTTTGCCCTACTTCTATGACACTAAAAAAAGAGGTATTAAAAGAAATTTTTAATACGGCTACAACATATTTGCCTAAAGATTGTGCTAATATAGTTGGTATCCATATGGAAGGTCCTTTTTTATCATCTGAAAAAAAAGGAGCTCAAGATGCTAAGTTTATAGTAAATCCTCAAGCAAATATGTTTAAAGAACTTAATAAAGCTTGTAACAATATGATTAAAATTGTTACTATGGCTCCAGAATGTGAAGGTGGTTTAGACTTTATTAAAGAAATGTCAGACAATGTTAATATATCTATTGGACATACTATAGCTAATTATGAAACCGCTCAACAAGCTTTTAATCTTGGAGCTACAAGAGTTACTCATTTATTTAATGCTATGCCTGCATTTACACATAGAGACCCTGGTGTAGTAGGTGCAGCACTTGATAATGATAATGTTTTTGTTGAGGTTATATGTGATGGAATACATATACATTCTAGTATGATTAGAGCTATTTTTAAAATGTTTACAGACGAAAGAGTAGTATTAATAAGTGATGGTATGATGGCCACTGGTATGGAAAATGGTACTTATGAGCTTGGAGGTCAAAAAGTTATTATGCAAGATAGAAAAGCCGTTTTATCTGATGGAACTATTGCTGGGTCTGCTACAAATCTTTTTGATTGTATGAGAAAGGCAGTATCTTTTGGTATTCCTCTAGAATCGGCTATTAAAGCTTGTACTGTAACCCCTGCTAAAAGTATAAATATATTTGATAAAATGGGCAGTATATCTGTTGGTAAAGTTGCTAACATCGTTATAATGGATAAAAATTTAAATATAAAACAAGTAATTTAA